A single window of Archangium gephyra DNA harbors:
- a CDS encoding FG-GAP repeat domain-containing protein, whose product MKLLSKTFAMKFGGVALALLAGCGPAEFDPAVEPTTGNGEASTIESLLTAAQKRSRSDVVKSVAAPRGITNPVVYAGVANHETGMAQCWSEATWACQGPSSADCGGGPVIAGSGDGACSLQQGGLGMFQFDSGTYSQTLASYGSGILSVSGNASKGIDTIIAKMKACPNTRDFITSDAAAIAYLNKAKPGTTEFETFLTTMAWCYNGCTPTGCSAHNQRREDYRQGVTELLNLFGTAYWYSSNSGGDGNVYAVMRAATGTGTTEVHVLNRATNYQSFIYETGTALHETGTDGSWMFRMGDYNNDGKQDLWAIAKNAVQTDVHILDGATNFQSFLLHAATGLHNTGTDLTWVFLVGDYNGDGRKDLYAVNKNANGKTDVHVLNGADNFKTFLLHAVSGSANIGTDNSQMLDLADFNNDGKLDLWVISKAATGSGTTEVHVLNGADNFATYILHSSTALGLTGTDGRWYFSVADYNGDGRPDLYATNKAATASGKTEIHVLNGADGFKTFLLHSASALGVTGTDHRWVFDL is encoded by the coding sequence ATGAAGCTGCTGTCGAAGACGTTCGCCATGAAGTTTGGAGGCGTGGCCCTGGCCCTCCTCGCGGGCTGTGGTCCCGCCGAGTTCGATCCCGCCGTGGAGCCCACCACCGGGAACGGTGAGGCCTCCACCATCGAGTCCCTGCTCACCGCCGCCCAGAAGCGCTCCCGCTCCGACGTCGTCAAGTCCGTCGCCGCCCCCCGCGGCATCACCAACCCCGTCGTCTACGCGGGCGTCGCCAACCACGAGACGGGCATGGCCCAGTGCTGGTCCGAGGCTACCTGGGCCTGCCAGGGCCCCAGCTCCGCCGACTGCGGGGGTGGACCCGTCATCGCTGGCTCTGGCGATGGTGCCTGCTCCCTCCAGCAGGGGGGCCTGGGCATGTTCCAGTTCGACTCGGGTACCTACTCCCAGACGCTCGCCTCCTATGGCAGCGGCATCCTCTCTGTCAGCGGCAACGCCTCCAAGGGCATCGACACCATCATCGCCAAGATGAAGGCCTGCCCCAACACGCGCGACTTCATCACCAGCGACGCGGCCGCCATCGCCTACCTCAACAAGGCGAAGCCCGGCACCACCGAGTTCGAGACGTTCCTGACCACGATGGCCTGGTGCTACAACGGCTGCACTCCCACGGGTTGCAGCGCCCACAACCAGCGGCGCGAGGATTACCGTCAGGGCGTCACGGAACTGCTCAACCTCTTCGGCACCGCCTACTGGTACTCGTCGAACAGCGGGGGAGACGGAAACGTGTACGCGGTGATGAGGGCCGCGACGGGGACGGGGACCACGGAGGTGCACGTGCTCAACCGTGCCACCAACTACCAGTCCTTCATCTACGAGACGGGCACGGCCCTGCACGAGACGGGCACCGACGGCTCGTGGATGTTCCGCATGGGCGACTACAACAACGATGGCAAGCAGGACCTGTGGGCCATCGCCAAGAACGCCGTCCAGACGGACGTGCACATCCTCGATGGCGCCACCAACTTCCAGAGCTTCCTGTTGCACGCGGCCACGGGTCTGCACAACACCGGGACCGACCTGACGTGGGTCTTCCTGGTGGGTGACTACAACGGCGATGGCCGCAAGGACCTGTACGCCGTCAACAAGAACGCCAACGGCAAGACGGACGTGCACGTCCTCAACGGCGCCGACAACTTCAAGACCTTCCTGCTGCATGCCGTGTCCGGCAGCGCCAACATCGGCACCGACAACAGCCAGATGCTCGACCTGGCCGACTTCAACAACGACGGCAAGCTCGACCTGTGGGTCATCAGCAAGGCTGCCACCGGCAGCGGCACTACCGAGGTCCATGTCCTCAACGGCGCCGACAACTTCGCCACCTACATCCTGCACTCCAGCACCGCCTTGGGCCTCACCGGCACCGATGGCCGCTGGTACTTCTCCGTGGCGGACTACAACGGGGATGGCCGTCCGGACCTCTACGCCACCAACAAGGCGGCCACCGCCAGCGGCAAGACGGAGATCCACGTCCTCAACGGCGCCGACGGCTTCAAGACCTTCCTGCTGCACTCCGCCTCGGCCCTGGGCGTCACCGGCACCGACCACCGCTGGGTCTTCGACCTGTAG
- a CDS encoding serine hydrolase domain-containing protein: protein MADFGINVDPGEVGLDARRLRRIDTHLRRYVDDGRLAGWQVMVSRRRKVAHLSSYGLADKEAGRPVETDTLWRIYSMTKPITSIAAMMLWEEGAFELTDPVSRWLPEFSQPRVYVGGSAARPVTVPAIEPIRVWHLLTHTAGLTYGFHRVHVTDEMYRLRGFELGGPEGMDLAACVRGWAEIPLAFQPGAEWNYSVATDVLGRLVEVVSGQTLEAFFNERILGPLGMRDTTFWCPEDRQHRLAALYTADPARTRTIRSEAFGRGILKPPTWFSGGGGLVSTTRDYTRFTWMLLNGGELEGARLLSPRTLQYMTRNHLPGGADLTAFGRPLFAETRYDGVGFGLGFAVVLDPVAYRTLSTVGEYHWGGMASTAFWVDPAEEMTVVFMTQLLPSSTYPLRSQLRQLVYQALVD, encoded by the coding sequence ATGGCGGACTTTGGCATCAACGTCGACCCGGGTGAGGTCGGCCTGGATGCGCGGCGGCTGCGGCGCATCGACACGCATCTCCGGCGGTATGTGGACGACGGGCGGCTCGCCGGCTGGCAGGTGATGGTGTCCCGCCGCCGCAAGGTCGCGCACCTGTCGTCGTACGGGCTCGCCGACAAGGAAGCGGGCCGTCCCGTCGAGACGGACACCCTCTGGCGCATCTACTCCATGACGAAGCCCATCACCTCCATCGCGGCGATGATGCTGTGGGAGGAGGGCGCGTTCGAGCTGACCGACCCCGTCAGCAGGTGGTTGCCCGAGTTCTCCCAGCCGCGCGTCTACGTCGGTGGCTCCGCGGCCCGGCCCGTCACCGTGCCCGCGATCGAGCCCATCCGCGTGTGGCACCTGCTCACGCACACCGCGGGGCTCACGTACGGCTTCCACCGTGTGCACGTCACCGATGAGATGTACCGGCTCCGGGGCTTCGAGCTCGGCGGACCGGAAGGCATGGACCTCGCCGCGTGCGTCCGCGGTTGGGCGGAGATCCCACTCGCCTTCCAGCCCGGTGCCGAGTGGAACTACTCGGTGGCCACGGACGTGCTCGGCCGGCTCGTCGAGGTCGTATCCGGGCAGACGCTCGAGGCCTTCTTCAACGAGCGCATCCTCGGTCCGCTCGGGATGCGGGACACCACGTTCTGGTGCCCCGAGGACCGGCAGCACCGTCTGGCCGCGCTGTACACGGCGGACCCCGCGCGCACCCGCACCATCCGCTCCGAGGCGTTCGGCAGGGGCATACTGAAGCCTCCCACGTGGTTTTCGGGCGGCGGCGGGTTGGTGTCGACGACGCGCGACTACACGCGCTTCACGTGGATGCTCCTCAACGGTGGCGAGCTTGAGGGCGCGCGGCTGCTCTCTCCGCGGACCCTCCAGTACATGACCCGGAACCACCTGCCCGGGGGCGCGGACCTCACCGCCTTCGGCCGGCCGCTGTTCGCCGAGACGCGCTACGACGGCGTCGGCTTCGGGCTCGGCTTCGCCGTGGTGCTGGATCCGGTGGCCTACCGCACGCTCTCGACCGTGGGCGAGTACCACTGGGGCGGCATGGCGAGCACCGCCTTCTGGGTGGACCCGGCCGAGGAGATGACCGTCGTCTTCATGACCCAGCTGCTCCCCTCGAGCACCTATCCACTGCGCTCCCAGCTGCGACAGCTCGTCTATCAGGCGCTCGTCGACTGA
- a CDS encoding FG-GAP-like repeat-containing protein: MESAGLTGADETVPAPEHALSGCVSAQAQLETTAPLNLRQGPSTGSPIVLTLSEGAALSVAAESCPDNGFYKVRFGGFEGWAYGAWLHASTGTLESALSYANTRTDAMARARTVVGFSYWWGGGRWLETGATSTNKGSCTGSCGNCTHSGSYGADCSGFAAKVWVVPSTNQPVSLGSHPYSTVAFDNEYHGWHNVERGNIQMADAMVYNVDGAGHIFIYEKGDPWGNMYAYECKGCSEGCVYNIRSASNSYKAIGRDGITAGASSGGDGNVYAVMRAATGTGTTEVHVLNRATNYQSFIYETGTALHETGTDGSWMFRMGDYNNDGKQDLWAIAKNAVQTDVHILDGATNFQSFLLHAATGLHNTGTDLTWVFLVGDYNGDGRKDLYAVNKNANGKTDVHVLNGADNFKTFLLHAVSGSANIGTDNSQMLDLADFNNDGKLDLWVISKAATGSGTTEVHVLNGADNFATYILHSSTALGLTGTDGRWYFSVADYNGDGRPDLYATNKAATASGKTEIHVLNGADGFKTFLLHSTSALGVTGTDHRWVFDL; this comes from the coding sequence GTGGAGAGCGCTGGGCTGACGGGTGCCGACGAGACGGTGCCCGCTCCGGAGCACGCCCTGAGCGGCTGCGTGTCCGCGCAGGCGCAACTGGAGACGACGGCCCCGCTGAACCTGCGGCAGGGCCCCTCCACCGGCTCCCCCATCGTCCTCACGCTGTCCGAGGGCGCCGCGCTGTCCGTGGCGGCGGAGTCCTGCCCGGACAATGGCTTCTACAAGGTTCGCTTTGGTGGCTTCGAGGGCTGGGCCTACGGTGCCTGGCTCCACGCGAGCACGGGCACGCTCGAGAGCGCGCTGAGCTACGCCAACACGCGGACCGATGCCATGGCCCGCGCCAGGACGGTCGTTGGATTTTCCTACTGGTGGGGTGGTGGCCGGTGGCTCGAGACCGGTGCCACCAGCACCAACAAGGGCTCCTGCACGGGGAGCTGCGGCAACTGCACGCACTCGGGCTCCTACGGTGCCGACTGCTCCGGCTTCGCCGCCAAGGTGTGGGTGGTGCCCAGTACCAACCAGCCCGTCTCGCTCGGCTCCCACCCCTACAGCACCGTCGCCTTCGACAACGAGTACCACGGCTGGCACAACGTGGAGCGCGGCAACATCCAGATGGCCGACGCCATGGTGTACAACGTTGACGGCGCCGGCCACATCTTCATCTACGAGAAGGGTGATCCGTGGGGCAACATGTACGCCTACGAGTGCAAGGGCTGCTCGGAGGGGTGCGTCTACAACATCCGCTCCGCATCCAACTCCTACAAGGCCATCGGCCGTGACGGCATCACCGCGGGGGCTTCGAGCGGAGGAGACGGAAACGTGTACGCGGTGATGCGAGCCGCGACGGGGACGGGGACCACGGAGGTGCACGTGCTCAACCGTGCCACCAACTACCAGTCCTTCATCTACGAGACGGGCACGGCCCTGCACGAGACGGGCACCGACGGCTCGTGGATGTTCCGCATGGGTGACTACAACAACGATGGCAAGCAGGACCTGTGGGCCATCGCCAAGAACGCCGTCCAGACGGACGTGCACATCCTCGACGGCGCCACCAACTTCCAGAGCTTCCTGTTGCACGCGGCCACGGGTCTGCACAACACCGGGACCGACCTGACGTGGGTCTTCCTGGTGGGTGACTACAACGGCGATGGCCGCAAGGACCTGTACGCCGTCAACAAGAACGCCAACGGCAAGACGGACGTGCACGTCCTCAACGGCGCCGACAACTTCAAGACCTTCCTGCTGCATGCCGTGTCCGGCAGCGCCAACATCGGCACCGACAACAGCCAGATGCTCGACCTGGCCGACTTCAACAACGACGGCAAGCTCGACCTGTGGGTCATCAGCAAGGCTGCCACCGGCAGCGGCACTACCGAGGTCCACGTCCTCAACGGCGCCGACAACTTCGCCACCTACATCCTGCACTCCAGCACCGCCTTGGGCCTCACCGGCACCGATGGCCGCTGGTACTTCTCCGTGGCGGACTACAACGGGGATGGCCGTCCGGACCTCTACGCCACCAACAAGGCGGCCACCGCCAGCGGCAAGACGGAGATCCACGTCCTCAACGGCGCCGACGGCTTCAAGACCTTCCTGCTGCACTCCACCTCGGCCCTGGGCGTCACCGGCACCGACCACCGCTGGGTCTTCGACCTGTAG